Proteins from one Enterobacter bugandensis genomic window:
- a CDS encoding secretin N-terminal domain-containing protein, whose protein sequence is MTASPQVLVKRLKEIDQQRIASPQDIALRAEQADISKKLVNDYLKNADLAVRQNNYTLATQMWRDALTYEPGNLRALQGLRKLDARRALDALYKEAVANSTRDPARALHKIQQVLEEDPNWPQARALRDHLMREVSRINQPEQRLNRELQKTIALNFREHSLMAIFNTISQMTGVNIIFDKDISSSTTGSLIAKRTTAEDAINVLLLSNNLRKKVLNSNTLLIYPATAQKEKIYRDVVVKTIFLGYAKAKEVNVALRNMVKLKDVHVDERTNSVTLRGPKENVEKAERLLVTLDRPEAEVTLAVEVLEVNTNDLEALGVKLPQTISAGFAKSKEGDLKGSGIPLGDLSAKNIMVDIDNMTIDMKKVLSNARVLANPRIRVKNNKKALVDIGQTIPVLTTTVNDGISQQKVDYQDVGLKLEVTPEVSMDDNISMEVKFTLSALGAEEPGENGAKYYRTTKREANTTLSSMNGETQMLAGLIKQDETTTQKGTPLLSDIPGLGRLFSSNSDNKERTEVVLLITPTIERNLDLPGSHVSTIEMGSDDLTGDSIQLRDLQHDEPGSGFTAPALAPPAHFPDRAATLPPPILDESETENGAS, encoded by the coding sequence GTGACCGCCTCGCCGCAGGTGCTGGTTAAGCGGCTTAAGGAGATAGATCAACAGCGCATCGCCAGCCCACAGGATATTGCGCTTCGCGCCGAGCAGGCTGACATCAGCAAAAAGCTGGTCAATGACTATCTGAAAAACGCCGATCTCGCGGTGCGTCAGAACAATTACACCCTGGCGACGCAAATGTGGCGCGATGCGCTTACCTATGAGCCCGGTAACCTGCGCGCCCTGCAGGGCTTACGCAAACTCGATGCCCGTAGAGCGCTGGACGCATTGTATAAGGAGGCGGTGGCTAACAGCACCCGCGACCCGGCACGCGCGCTGCACAAAATCCAGCAGGTGCTGGAAGAAGATCCCAACTGGCCCCAGGCGCGCGCGCTGCGCGATCACCTGATGCGTGAGGTGTCGCGGATCAACCAGCCGGAGCAGCGTCTGAACCGGGAACTGCAAAAAACGATAGCGCTTAATTTTCGCGAGCACAGCCTGATGGCCATCTTTAACACCATCAGCCAGATGACCGGGGTCAATATCATTTTTGACAAAGATATTTCCTCCAGCACTACCGGCAGCCTGATAGCCAAACGCACCACTGCGGAAGATGCTATCAACGTGCTGCTGTTGTCGAACAACCTGCGGAAGAAGGTGCTGAATAGCAATACGTTGCTGATCTACCCCGCCACCGCGCAAAAAGAGAAGATCTATCGCGACGTGGTCGTCAAAACCATCTTCCTGGGTTATGCGAAAGCAAAAGAGGTCAACGTCGCCCTGCGCAATATGGTCAAGCTGAAGGATGTACACGTTGATGAGCGAACCAACTCCGTCACCCTGCGCGGGCCAAAAGAGAACGTGGAAAAAGCGGAGCGCCTGTTAGTGACGCTCGACCGGCCTGAAGCGGAGGTCACGCTGGCCGTTGAGGTGCTGGAAGTAAATACCAACGATCTCGAAGCGCTTGGCGTGAAGCTGCCGCAAACCATCAGTGCGGGTTTTGCGAAAAGTAAAGAAGGTGATTTAAAGGGAAGCGGGATCCCGCTGGGCGACCTGAGCGCCAAAAATATCATGGTCGATATCGACAATATGACCATTGACATGAAAAAGGTGTTGAGCAACGCCAGAGTGCTGGCCAACCCGCGGATCCGGGTGAAAAACAATAAAAAAGCGCTGGTTGATATTGGTCAAACGATCCCGGTACTGACCACAACCGTCAATGACGGGATTTCGCAACAGAAAGTGGATTATCAGGACGTCGGCCTGAAGCTGGAAGTCACCCCGGAAGTCAGTATGGATGACAATATCTCAATGGAGGTGAAGTTCACGCTCAGTGCCCTGGGCGCCGAAGAACCCGGTGAGAACGGAGCAAAGTATTACCGCACCACGAAACGCGAAGCCAATACCACGCTCAGCAGTATGAACGGCGAGACCCAGATGCTGGCAGGGCTGATCAAGCAGGATGAAACCACGACCCAAAAAGGAACGCCGTTATTAAGTGACATTCCGGGGCTGGGCCGCCTGTTTAGCAGCAATTCCGACAACAAAGAGCGCACGGAGGTGGTGCTGTTAATTACGCCGACCATTGAGCGCAACCTCGATTTACCGGGAAGCCACGTCAGTACCATTGAGATGGGCAGCGACGATTTAACGGGCGACAGCATCCAACTGCGCGACCTGCAGCACGACGAGCCGGGGAGCGGGTTTACCGCACCGGCGCTAGCGCCGCCGGCCCATTTCCCTGACCGGGCGGCCACGCTGCCGCCACCGATCCTCGATGAGTCAGAGACGGAAAACGGAGCATCGTAA
- a CDS encoding GspE/PulE family protein — translation MSHSPSVEPLFDLPDEQRCQALAELLDSFPGALEEAAGSLGLTPLSPTQLADSEEDFEAVPLTESLSQRALPLRVNGQLHVALGDPFSLALRQWAYNVNALPALAPLSQLNARLDELAKQQRTLDQLEQQQSEENKEARWLEITPAAIASEPHAVIKLVNATLFDALQSRASDIHLCAVADGLMVKYRIDGVLHSIRHCAGLQQAEQVISRLKVLSCMDISERRTPQDGRFKALILQRPVDFRVSIMPGVYGEDAVLRVLDKSHDQNLRLETLGFDEHTLGAIRQLTHLPHGMVLVTGPTGSGKSTTLYSALSELNSGECKIITIEDPVEYQLNSVLQIPVNDKKGLTFARGLRAILRHDPDIILVGEIRDGETAGIAVQAALTGHVVLSSVHANDVFSVLERFLYMQVEPASLITALNGVVAQRLVRQICPDCIDDTTPTDDLLAAWQSGPLQQLTPRWRRGRGCDTCRDSGFRGRLALAEVLHFSDAMKEAMLARSPRRKLKEVALNDGFVPLSTIALRAVVEGKTTWEEVNRVITH, via the coding sequence ATGTCTCACTCACCGTCTGTAGAACCCCTTTTCGACCTGCCAGACGAGCAGCGCTGTCAGGCGCTGGCGGAACTGCTGGACAGTTTCCCCGGCGCGTTAGAAGAAGCCGCCGGTTCCCTGGGGCTCACGCCGCTCTCACCCACACAGCTCGCCGACAGCGAAGAGGATTTCGAAGCCGTGCCGCTGACCGAATCGCTCAGCCAGCGAGCATTGCCGCTGCGCGTTAACGGTCAGCTCCACGTTGCGCTGGGCGATCCGTTTTCACTGGCCCTGCGCCAGTGGGCCTATAACGTGAATGCGCTCCCCGCGCTCGCCCCGCTCTCTCAGCTTAATGCCCGCCTTGATGAACTGGCAAAACAGCAGCGCACGCTCGATCAGCTGGAGCAGCAGCAGAGTGAAGAGAATAAAGAGGCCCGGTGGCTGGAGATCACCCCAGCAGCCATCGCCAGTGAACCCCACGCCGTCATTAAGCTGGTTAACGCCACGCTGTTTGATGCCCTGCAGAGCCGCGCCAGCGATATTCATCTTTGCGCCGTCGCGGATGGGTTGATGGTGAAGTACCGCATCGATGGCGTTCTGCACAGCATTCGCCACTGCGCCGGGCTTCAGCAGGCGGAGCAGGTGATCTCCCGTCTCAAAGTATTAAGCTGCATGGACATTTCCGAACGACGCACGCCTCAGGACGGGCGCTTTAAGGCGTTGATTCTCCAGCGTCCTGTTGATTTTCGCGTGTCCATCATGCCGGGCGTCTATGGCGAGGATGCCGTACTGCGCGTGCTGGATAAATCTCACGATCAAAACCTGCGCCTGGAGACGCTCGGCTTTGATGAGCACACGCTGGGTGCGATTCGCCAGTTAACCCATCTGCCCCACGGTATGGTACTCGTCACCGGGCCAACGGGGAGCGGGAAATCCACCACCCTCTATTCAGCACTCAGCGAACTCAATAGCGGTGAATGCAAAATTATCACCATTGAAGATCCCGTGGAGTACCAGCTCAACAGCGTGCTGCAAATTCCGGTCAACGATAAAAAAGGGCTCACCTTCGCCCGCGGCCTGCGCGCCATTTTGCGTCACGACCCGGACATCATCCTGGTGGGTGAGATCCGCGACGGTGAAACCGCCGGCATTGCCGTGCAGGCGGCGCTCACCGGCCACGTGGTGCTCTCCTCGGTTCACGCCAATGACGTCTTTAGCGTACTGGAACGTTTTTTATATATGCAGGTAGAGCCCGCCAGCCTGATCACCGCCCTTAACGGCGTCGTGGCGCAACGGCTGGTGCGCCAGATTTGCCCGGACTGTATTGATGACACCACGCCCACAGATGACCTTCTCGCGGCGTGGCAATCCGGACCGCTGCAGCAGCTCACGCCCCGCTGGCGTCGAGGGCGAGGCTGCGATACCTGCCGCGACAGCGGTTTTCGCGGCAGGCTGGCGCTGGCGGAAGTGCTGCATTTCAGCGATGCGATGAAAGAGGCAATGCTGGCGCGATCGCCCCGGCGCAAGCTAAAGGAAGTGGCGCTGAATGACGGTTTTGTTCCGCTCTCGACCATCGCGCTGCGCGCCGTGGTCGAAGGCAAAACCACCTGGGAGGAGGTGAACCGTGTTATCACTCACTAA